In Macrotis lagotis isolate mMagLag1 chromosome 8, bilby.v1.9.chrom.fasta, whole genome shotgun sequence, a single genomic region encodes these proteins:
- the LOC141494817 gene encoding tryptase beta-2-like has translation MELFLLFLTLPLLGTSVPMPQGLQSLLPPPYLFWRARAGIVGGEEAPKNEWPWQVSLRKQENEENQQFWKHFCGGSLIHPQWILTAASCFDMIEEISSYRVQLREQHLYYEDKLVPISKIVVHSNFTFNNKGADIALLKLKELVQFSNQVHPIELPTASQNFSNEECWVTGWGSLGSEEPLLPPFTLRQVQVPILDNHDCDKLYHQISTTAKSARIIPEDMICAGKKGYDVCEEDSGAPLVCKIEDSWLQAGVASWVDNCGLLLKRPGVYTSVSKYVDWIKKNIQ, from the exons ATG GAGCTGTTTCTGTTGTTTCTGACTCTCCCCCTTTTGGGGACCTCAGTTCCTATGCCCCAAG GACTGCAGAGTCTTCTTCCACCACCCTATCTCTTTTGGAGGGCAAGGGCTGGCATCGTTGGAGGTGAGGAAGCCCCAAAGAATGAGTGGCCATGGCAGGTCAGTCTGAGGAAGCAGGAGAATGAGGAGAACCAGCAATTCTGGAAGCATTTCTGTGGCGGCTCACTTATTCACCCACAGTGGATTTTGACTGCAGCATCCTGTTTTGACAT GATAGAAGAGATTTCAAGCTACAGAGTCCAACTAAGAGAGCAACATTTATACTATGAAGACAAGTTGGTGCCCATATCCAAGATTGTGGTGCACTCCAACTTCACCTTTAACAATAAAGGTGCTGACATCGCCCTGCTAAAACTGAAGGAGCTGGTCCAATTTTCTAACCAAGTCCATCCCATTGAGCTTCCGACTGCCTCACAGAACTTCTCCAATGAAGAGTGCTGGGTGACCGGTTGGGGGTCTCTGGGTTCTGAAG AGCCTCTGCTCCCACCATTCACCTTGAGGCAAGTGCAGGTCCCCATTTTGGACAATCATGACTGTGACAAACTTTACCATCAGATTTCTACCACTGCTAAGTCTGCAAGGATAATTCCTGAGGACATGATATGTGCTGGCAAAAAAGGATATGACGTCTGTGAG gaGGACTCTGGAGCACCTCTTGTCTGTAAGATTGAAGACTCTTGGCTTCAGGCTGGAGTGGCAAGTTGGGTAGATAACTGTGGCTTACTTCTCAAACGTCCAGGAGTCTACACAAGTGTCTCAAAATATGTGGATTGGATTAAGAAGAATATTCAATAA